A window of the Henckelia pumila isolate YLH828 chromosome 3, ASM3356847v2, whole genome shotgun sequence genome harbors these coding sequences:
- the LOC140892633 gene encoding uncharacterized protein: protein MDSEGQRTTSNPSAMLTALLCKRAKLHEELRNIEKQVYDMETIYLQDPSQCGNVLKGFEGFLSSSKNTALLKRSRKFQPEDRLFSLSSVTSPAAEEVARDGGIAANGPGKPKKGRGPREAKKRQSSEVDCDYEDDADLM from the exons ATGGATTCTGAAG GACAACGAACTACTTCAAACCCTTCTGCGATGCTGACTGCACTTTTATGCAAGAGGGCCAAACTGCATGAAGAACTTCGGAATATAGAGAAACAG GTATATGATATGGAGACGATTTATTTACAGGATCCAAGCCAATGTGGCAATGTTTTGAAAGGTTTTGAAGGGTTTTTGTCATCCTCCAAGAATACTGCTCT CTTGAAACGATCCCGGAAGTTTCAGCCTGAAGATAGGCTCTTTTCGTTATCTTCAGTCACTTCACCAGCT GCCGAAGAAGTTGCACGGGACGGTGGTATAGCAGCTAATGGACC GGGAAAACCAAAGAAAGGTAGAGGACCAAGAGAGGCAAAGAAAAGGCAATCAAGCGAAGTTGACTGTGACTATGAAGATGATGCTGATTTGATGTAG
- the LOC140887764 gene encoding inorganic phosphate transporter 1-4-like: MSGENLKVLSALDVAKTQWYHFTAIIIAGMGFFTDAYDLFCISLVTKMLGRIYYHVDGSPKPGTLPPNVSAAVNGVALCGTLAGQLFFGWLGDKLGRKRVYGVTLMLMCLCSIASGLSFGRSAKSVMTTLCFFRFWLGFGIGGDYPLSATIMSEYANKKTRGAFIAAVFAMQGFGILAGGIFGMIISTAFEAKFKAPAYEVDPIGSTIPQADYVWRIILMVGAVPALLTFYWRLKMPETARYTALVAKNVKQAASDMSKVLQMDIEAQQQSVVVQQRPKVEYGLFSKQFLQRHGLHLLGTTSTWFLLDIAFYSQNLFQKDIFSAIGWIPAAKTMNAIQEVFTIARAQTLIALCSTVPGYWVTVALIDVIGRFAIQIIGFFFMTVFMFALAFPYHHWTLPENRIGFVAMYSLTFFFANFGPNATTFVVPAEIFPARLRSTCHGISAASGKLGAIIGAFGFLYLAQNQDPKKADAGYPAGIGVKNSLIVLGVVNLLGLLFTFLVPESKGKSLEEMSGENQDTNEESGSSSNRTVPVA; this comes from the coding sequence ATGTCGGGGGAAAACTTGAAAGTGCTGAGTGCTCTGGATGTAGCCAAGACACAATGGTACCATTTCACGGCAATCATCATTGCGGGGATGGGATTTTTCACCGATGCATACGATCTCTTCTGCATATCACTCGTCACCAAAATGCTGGGCCGCATATACTACCATGTCGACGGATCGCCTAAGCCGGGAACCCTGCCTCCTAATGTATCGGCAGCTGTTAATGGCGTTGCTCTCTGCGGGACGTTGGCAGGGCAGCTCTTCTTCGGCTGGCTCGGCGACAAATTGGGACGGAAAAGGGTCTACGGAGTCACCCTCATGCTCATGTGCCTTTGCTCCATTGCGTCGGGTCTTTCTTTCGGGAGAAGCGCGAAATCCGTGATGACTACTCTCTGCTTCTTCAGATTCTGGCTCGGTTTCGGTATTGGCGGAGACTACCCGCTTTCGGCCACCATCATGTCTGAGTATGCTAACAAGAAAACTCGGGGCGCGTTTATTGCGGCGGTGTTTGCTATGCAGGGATTTGGGATCCTCGCAGGAGGGATATTTGGTATGATTATTTCTACAGCGTTTGAGGCCAAGTTCAAGGCGCCTGCTTACGAGGTCGATCCCATAGGCTCCACGATTCCTCAGGCGGACTATGTTTGGAGGATTATTTTGATGGTTGGTGCAGTCCCTGCTTTGCTGACATTTTACTGGAGGCTGAAGATGCCGGAAACAGCCCGTTACACAGCCCTGGTGGCGAAGAACGTGAAACAGGCGGCTTCGGATATGTCTAAGGTGTTGCAGATGGATATTGAGGCCCAGCAGCAGAGTGTTGTGGTGCAGCAGCGCCCCAAGGTGGAATACGGCTTGTTTTCGAAACAATTTCTCCAACGCCATGGTTTGCACTTGCTTGGAACTACAAGCACCTGGTTTTTGCTGGACATTGCGTTTTACAGCCAGAATCTGTTCCAGAAAGACATTTTCAGTGCAATCGGATGGATCCCTGCTGCTAAAACCATGAATGCAATTCAAGAAGTTTTCACCATTGCCAGGGCTCAAACTCTGATAGCCCTGTGCAGCACGGTCCCTGGATACTGGGTGACAGTGGCGCTCATCGATGTAATCGGAAGATTCGCCATTCAGATAATCGGATTCTTCTTCATGACCGTCTTCATGTTCGCCTTGGCCTTCCCTTACCACCACTGGACTCTTCCAGAGAACCGGATCGGGTTCGTGGCCATGTACTCGCTCACCTTCTTCTTCGCCAATTTCGGTCCAAACGCAACCACATTCGTCGTGCCAGCGGAGATTTTCCCAGCAAGGCTGCGGTCCACGTGCCATGGTATATCAGCTGCATCTGGTAAACTGGGAGCCATAATCGGCGCTTTCGGATTCTTGTACCTGGCACAGAACCAGGACCCTAAAAAGGCTGATGCCGGATATCCGGCTGGAATCGGGGTCAAGAATTCGCTCATCGTACTAGGTGTTGTAAATCTTTTAGGCTTGTTGTTCACTTTCTTGGTGCCGGAATCCAAGGGAAAGTCTCTGGAGGAGATGTCCGGAGAAAACCAGGACACTAACGAGGAATCTGGTAGCAGCAGCAACAGGACAGTTCCCGTagcataa